One genomic segment of Desulfocapsa sulfexigens DSM 10523 includes these proteins:
- a CDS encoding DUF192 domain-containing protein, translated as MITGKISINSSPETSLYHIRKTETFFERGRGLLGCTGLEEGHGMLISPCNSIHTFFMKFPIDVIFLSNDNRILAIHLNMKPQRFSRSANASSVLELMAGQTDISGLQTGDTLLWEPLQ; from the coding sequence TTGATTACCGGAAAGATCAGCATCAACTCTTCACCTGAAACATCTCTCTACCATATCAGAAAGACCGAAACATTCTTTGAACGTGGCCGGGGATTGCTGGGATGCACAGGACTTGAAGAAGGACACGGTATGCTCATCAGCCCATGTAACTCCATCCACACCTTTTTCATGAAGTTCCCAATAGATGTTATTTTTTTAAGCAACGACAATCGTATTCTGGCCATCCATCTCAATATGAAGCCACAACGTTTTTCACGATCAGCAAACGCCTCATCTGTCCTTGAACTCATGGCTGGTCAAACTGACATATCAGGTCTTCAGACGGGAGATACCCTCCTCTGGGAGCCACTGCAATGA
- a CDS encoding GTPase/DUF3482 domain-containing protein, producing the protein MIEERKIPEFAVIGHPNEGKSSVLSTLAEDDSVRISPMPGETRQCQIFPVTIDGREIIRFTDTPGFQNPRRTLQWMQEYQGNDDTLIADFIAAHIGDPDFKDDCELLQPLLRGAGIIFVVDGSRPLRNMDKAEMEILRLTGCPRMAIINCKVEETGWLGKWQLEFRKHFNSIRLFNSCRATYQERIALLESLKGIDQNLQPIVDQVIIAFKNDWQQRNTQVVELLLGLVEEGLTYHRSISLQPGDDEGALKKKIHGQYEHFLRQQEKKCQQQMRDLYKHNIFNLDLPPHSILQEDLFAEKTWEFLGLSSSQLIMAGALGGAAVGAGIDVAAAGLSFGIFSTIGGIVGAAGTALKGRELLSGTRLLGMRLDAQQLTVGPVKNIQLLFVLLDRQFLFYSHIINWAHGRRDYQTSSSDDAMLPAKVGYSADWNREERKVCNRFFEIVQKNEHSEQDAEIRVDMATLLRRTLEKISLVREVP; encoded by the coding sequence ATGATAGAAGAGAGGAAAATTCCTGAATTTGCGGTGATCGGCCATCCGAACGAAGGCAAGTCCTCGGTATTGTCTACCCTTGCTGAAGATGATTCCGTACGTATCAGCCCAATGCCGGGGGAAACCAGACAATGTCAGATTTTTCCGGTCACTATTGATGGCAGGGAAATAATCAGATTCACCGATACCCCGGGTTTTCAAAATCCGCGAAGGACACTGCAATGGATGCAGGAATACCAGGGAAACGATGATACCCTGATAGCAGACTTTATTGCAGCTCACATTGGTGATCCCGATTTTAAGGATGATTGTGAACTTCTGCAGCCACTGTTGCGGGGGGCTGGGATTATCTTTGTTGTCGATGGCTCAAGGCCGCTTCGTAATATGGACAAAGCGGAGATGGAGATTCTGCGTCTCACCGGCTGTCCGCGCATGGCGATTATCAATTGCAAGGTTGAAGAGACGGGATGGCTGGGGAAGTGGCAGTTGGAATTCAGAAAACATTTTAACTCCATCCGGCTTTTTAACTCCTGCCGGGCCACCTACCAGGAACGTATTGCACTGCTGGAGAGCCTCAAGGGAATCGATCAGAATCTGCAGCCCATAGTTGATCAGGTGATAATTGCTTTTAAGAATGACTGGCAGCAGCGTAACACCCAGGTGGTGGAGCTGCTGCTTGGTCTTGTGGAAGAGGGGCTTACTTACCACCGCTCTATATCGTTACAGCCAGGAGATGACGAGGGGGCTTTGAAGAAAAAAATCCACGGACAGTATGAACATTTCCTTCGCCAGCAGGAGAAGAAGTGTCAGCAACAGATGCGGGATCTTTATAAACACAATATCTTCAACCTTGATCTGCCGCCTCACTCCATTCTTCAGGAGGATCTGTTCGCAGAAAAAACCTGGGAGTTTCTTGGGTTGAGTTCTTCACAGCTGATCATGGCAGGAGCATTGGGTGGTGCTGCCGTTGGTGCCGGTATTGATGTGGCTGCTGCCGGACTTTCCTTTGGGATTTTTTCAACCATTGGCGGGATTGTGGGGGCTGCGGGGACAGCACTGAAGGGACGAGAATTGTTGTCAGGCACACGCCTTCTGGGGATGCGTCTTGATGCGCAGCAGCTGACGGTTGGGCCGGTAAAAAATATCCAGCTTCTTTTTGTGCTGCTTGATCGACAGTTTCTCTTCTACAGCCATATCATAAACTGGGCTCATGGACGGAGAGATTACCAAACCTCGTCCTCCGATGATGCTATGCTTCCTGCAAAAGTGGGCTACAGTGCCGATTGGAACAGAGAGGAGCGTAAGGTCTGCAATCGTTTTTTTGAAATAGTGCAAAAAAACGAACACTCGGAACAGGATGCTGAGATTCGTGTGGATATGGCTACTCTGCTCAGGAGAACGTTGGAGAAAATATCCCTTGTAAGAGAGGTTCCGTAA
- a CDS encoding TadE family protein — MAEFLIILPVMLLLIFGAIQFALIYHAKITLNYAAFEAVRAGTLGQGKFDEVKEGFARGLAPLYSYFESDPDLRKKRDPNATAGDQIEAFQMARDKIYKEFDTSSKLIRIERLNPSDTTFLSFASDATLPNDNLRYRSSKTKGKEQVSLQDANLLHLRVTYWYPLYVPFVNKLIFNTFICHKKSPGFSGKWADDPVCLDKDQDPVIPLTATAVMRMQTPLLQSTGYYPN, encoded by the coding sequence ATGGCCGAATTTCTGATTATCCTGCCCGTCATGCTGCTGCTTATTTTCGGGGCTATCCAATTTGCCCTTATATACCACGCCAAGATAACTCTCAATTATGCGGCCTTTGAGGCTGTACGTGCTGGAACTCTGGGACAGGGGAAATTCGATGAAGTCAAGGAAGGATTTGCCAGGGGACTGGCTCCGCTCTACAGCTACTTTGAATCAGACCCGGACCTGAGAAAAAAACGGGATCCCAATGCCACTGCCGGGGATCAGATTGAAGCCTTCCAGATGGCGCGCGACAAGATTTACAAAGAGTTTGACACCTCAAGCAAACTGATCCGTATTGAACGACTCAATCCCTCTGACACAACATTCCTCAGTTTTGCCTCCGACGCAACACTGCCCAATGACAATCTCAGATACCGTTCCTCAAAAACGAAGGGGAAGGAACAGGTATCATTACAGGATGCGAACCTCCTCCATCTCCGTGTGACTTACTGGTACCCACTCTACGTCCCCTTTGTGAATAAATTGATTTTCAACACCTTTATCTGCCACAAAAAGTCCCCCGGTTTTTCAGGGAAATGGGCTGACGATCCCGTCTGTCTGGACAAAGATCAGGATCCGGTAATCCCCCTGACGGCCACAGCAGTCATGCGGATGCAGACACCACTGCTTCAGAGCACCGGATATTATCCAAATTAA
- a CDS encoding type II secretion system F family protein, protein MTENLYNIILGLSVSASILFTLMGVLQLSKLVPEEDREFMDPLPPLLDFIWPLARIIAYYGCSRIPFSYLKSVEGRLKRNGLGHMMIAEEFIALRIIAASVALLSGYILITLLAEWNPILYIVLPALGFFYPDIWLRDIRKKQVDAVLRTLPAYLDFITMAVEAGLNFSGAIAQARTKGPAGPLVIEFGIVLRDMRSGIPRTRALKRMAKRLDIHEISSFVNAVVQAEKMGSSMAGVLRIQAEQRRSERFQRAEKKAMEAPVKLIGPLVIFIFPTTFIVLAFPIAIKFIQGGYF, encoded by the coding sequence ATGACTGAAAATTTATATAACATCATACTGGGCTTGAGCGTGTCGGCATCAATCCTCTTCACCCTTATGGGGGTTCTGCAGCTAAGCAAACTGGTTCCCGAAGAGGATCGTGAATTTATGGATCCTCTCCCCCCGCTCCTGGATTTCATCTGGCCTCTTGCTCGTATTATTGCCTATTACGGCTGTTCCAGGATTCCATTTTCCTACCTCAAAAGTGTCGAAGGACGCCTGAAACGCAATGGACTCGGCCATATGATGATCGCTGAAGAGTTTATTGCTCTTCGCATTATTGCGGCATCTGTGGCACTCCTTTCGGGCTACATCCTGATAACACTCCTCGCGGAATGGAATCCTATCCTCTACATTGTTCTTCCCGCACTTGGATTCTTTTATCCGGATATATGGCTCAGAGACATTCGTAAGAAGCAGGTGGATGCTGTCCTGCGCACCCTGCCTGCCTACCTGGACTTTATCACCATGGCAGTGGAAGCCGGGCTGAATTTCTCAGGAGCCATCGCCCAGGCCAGAACCAAGGGTCCGGCAGGACCGCTGGTGATAGAATTTGGCATCGTACTCCGCGATATGCGTTCCGGAATCCCGAGGACCAGAGCCTTGAAGCGAATGGCCAAACGACTGGACATCCATGAAATAAGCAGTTTTGTAAACGCCGTGGTACAGGCAGAAAAAATGGGATCAAGCATGGCTGGGGTCCTGCGGATCCAGGCAGAGCAACGCCGCAGTGAACGCTTTCAACGGGCAGAAAAGAAAGCGATGGAAGCACCGGTCAAGCTTATCGGCCCACTGGTTATTTTTATCTTCCCAACGACCTTTATTGTACTGGCATTTCCCATTGCCATTAAGTTTATTCAGGGAGGCTATTTTTGA
- a CDS encoding tetratricopeptide repeat protein, protein MITLKSISRLSFLLFFILTSCATKDLTRIREEAYMAYDNKEYDSAADKFEILVKNAPEDVEFWFRLGNAYARSQNPQLAISAYQNALLRDPTHVKAWYNMGFVQTQTALKTFVDMQTYTDTGSPLGKQGKNMREGLFLLLEHGNEPPEDK, encoded by the coding sequence ATGATAACACTGAAGAGCATTTCCCGTCTCAGTTTCCTGCTGTTTTTTATCCTTACGAGTTGTGCCACAAAAGACCTGACCCGTATCCGTGAAGAGGCCTATATGGCCTATGATAATAAGGAATACGACAGCGCCGCAGATAAATTTGAAATCCTGGTAAAAAATGCCCCGGAAGACGTGGAATTCTGGTTTCGTCTCGGAAATGCCTATGCCAGATCGCAGAATCCGCAACTGGCTATATCTGCCTATCAGAACGCGCTACTGCGCGACCCCACCCATGTAAAGGCATGGTATAATATGGGATTTGTTCAGACCCAGACGGCACTGAAAACATTCGTCGATATGCAAACCTACACGGACACGGGTAGCCCCCTCGGAAAACAGGGGAAAAACATGCGGGAAGGCCTGTTTCTCCTACTCGAACATGGCAATGAACCTCCAGAAGACAAATAG
- a CDS encoding PilZ domain-containing protein gives MSKEQRKHQRNPANGNLRIKTSLTGIAYTVSLRDVSKGGAFVHTLHLPRLNETISFEILDEYGLQLIRGHGKVVRIVERALDTATGFAVRFNELLDPAMLDYLCAVRLQETA, from the coding sequence ATGTCAAAGGAACAGAGGAAACATCAAAGAAATCCGGCCAATGGAAACCTACGAATCAAAACTTCCCTCACGGGTATTGCCTATACCGTATCATTACGGGATGTCAGCAAAGGCGGAGCATTTGTACACACCCTGCATCTTCCAAGGCTGAACGAAACAATCAGCTTCGAAATTCTTGATGAGTACGGCCTGCAGCTGATCAGGGGACATGGGAAGGTGGTTCGAATTGTGGAAAGGGCTCTTGATACAGCTACCGGTTTTGCAGTACGTTTTAATGAATTACTGGATCCGGCAATGCTGGACTATCTGTGCGCTGTTCGCCTTCAGGAAACAGCCTAG
- a CDS encoding DUF2207 domain-containing protein, which translates to MLIVFRFLLFCVLLCPFAAEARSLFWQDIEVRATLDGDGRLHIQEQQTIVFSGDWNGGERIFRVFPGQKMKFESISRLDANGRNIPLQRGNLQLVDHWDHNGQTAIRWRSRLPSDPVFNNTSITYILRYSLSHLLLPEQGNYLLDHDFCFPDRSGIVKNFRLELTFDPVWQQLPISLVRNNIAPGEGVVLRQKLSFSGEKKPMTYTKQAPLPQATPALPPPPAATWIRLLLLLFLVAWIATKIRGFFQWERSLNRFAPLPSTSLVDEQWLEKELFVHKAEVVGATWDKTTSTAEVAAVLSRMVQEGKMESWMEPYLLPFFNISIPGIPPVLYLKILQPRESFSGYEYKLVKGLFVDENSDITDTKTIREYYRKKRKTFDPVLKIQDPLQRQMKKLVDEGNSVLGMIWIPTVLLGVAGCFLLLGNAFLHQAEFVPLQVGGMAGLLFSWIFGCVCAYSYRHSVLSLKVRLAAIIFSLWFILIDFAVLLFFPASSLLLFGLFCLALSFSNNIINLSKSRESKEGLVLRRNFAAARNFFKQELAQKNPRIKDDWFPYLLAFGLGMDVDSWFRKFGGSVGHLSSTGIGSGSSTSGFTGGGGAFGGGGASGSWSMAVGSLTASGGGSSSGGSSGGGSSGGGGGGGW; encoded by the coding sequence ATGCTAATTGTGTTTCGTTTCCTCCTTTTCTGCGTCCTTCTGTGTCCTTTCGCTGCAGAGGCCCGCTCTCTCTTCTGGCAGGATATTGAAGTCAGGGCAACCCTGGATGGTGATGGACGTCTTCATATTCAAGAGCAGCAAACTATTGTGTTCTCGGGTGACTGGAATGGTGGCGAACGGATATTTCGTGTCTTTCCTGGTCAGAAGATGAAATTCGAGTCGATCAGCAGGCTTGATGCCAATGGTCGAAATATCCCGTTACAGCGTGGTAACCTCCAACTGGTAGATCACTGGGATCATAACGGGCAGACGGCAATCCGCTGGCGTTCGCGCCTTCCTTCCGATCCTGTTTTTAACAATACCTCCATCACCTATATTCTTCGTTACAGTCTGAGTCATCTATTGCTTCCAGAACAGGGCAACTATCTGCTGGATCATGATTTCTGTTTTCCGGATCGGTCAGGAATTGTTAAGAATTTTCGTTTGGAACTGACCTTTGACCCTGTATGGCAGCAATTACCGATTTCTCTGGTTCGTAATAACATAGCTCCCGGAGAGGGAGTTGTGCTGCGTCAGAAGCTAAGCTTTTCAGGAGAAAAAAAGCCTATGACCTACACAAAACAGGCCCCACTTCCTCAGGCAACTCCGGCCCTGCCACCGCCTCCAGCTGCTACCTGGATCCGTCTCTTGCTGTTACTCTTTTTGGTTGCCTGGATTGCAACAAAGATACGTGGTTTTTTTCAATGGGAAAGATCCCTAAATCGTTTTGCACCGCTCCCGTCAACATCCCTTGTGGATGAGCAGTGGCTTGAAAAAGAGCTCTTCGTCCATAAGGCGGAGGTAGTTGGGGCTACCTGGGATAAAACAACCTCTACTGCGGAAGTGGCAGCGGTTCTTTCCAGAATGGTACAGGAGGGGAAAATGGAGAGTTGGATGGAACCCTATCTCCTGCCTTTCTTCAATATTAGTATCCCCGGCATTCCTCCTGTTTTGTATCTGAAAATCCTGCAACCCAGGGAGTCGTTCTCCGGCTATGAATACAAACTGGTTAAAGGGCTGTTTGTGGACGAAAATTCGGACATAACAGACACCAAAACCATTCGTGAATATTATCGCAAAAAACGAAAGACATTTGATCCAGTGCTTAAAATACAGGACCCCCTGCAAAGGCAGATGAAAAAGCTTGTCGATGAAGGGAATTCTGTTCTTGGAATGATCTGGATACCTACGGTGCTGTTAGGTGTCGCTGGTTGCTTTCTTTTACTTGGGAATGCTTTTCTGCATCAGGCCGAATTTGTCCCGTTACAGGTTGGAGGTATGGCAGGACTACTTTTTTCATGGATTTTTGGTTGTGTCTGCGCCTACAGCTATCGTCATTCTGTTCTCTCGCTGAAGGTACGATTGGCTGCGATAATCTTTTCTCTCTGGTTTATTCTGATAGATTTTGCTGTGCTCTTATTCTTTCCGGCGTCCAGTCTGCTCCTCTTCGGACTGTTCTGCCTGGCATTGTCTTTCAGCAACAATATTATTAACCTCTCCAAATCCAGGGAAAGTAAAGAAGGGCTTGTTTTACGAAGAAATTTTGCCGCGGCCAGAAACTTTTTCAAACAGGAGTTGGCTCAGAAGAATCCCAGGATCAAAGACGACTGGTTCCCCTATCTCCTCGCCTTTGGCCTGGGGATGGACGTTGATTCATGGTTTCGAAAGTTTGGTGGCAGCGTAGGTCATCTCAGTTCAACGGGAATTGGCAGTGGTTCGTCGACATCGGGTTTTACCGGTGGTGGTGGGGCCTTTGGCGGTGGCGGAGCGAGTGGCTCATGGAGTATGGCGGTGGGCTCACTTACTGCAAGTGGTGGTGGATCCTCATCCGGTGGCAGTAGTGGTGGTGGCAGCTCAGGTGGTGGTGGCGGAGGTGGTTGGTAG
- a CDS encoding type II secretion system F family protein, whose amino-acid sequence MIANIIIASLVAVSTGIFAWLFFLKMYDKLTYYKDTVEELTTNKFSELFLFIDISNYFYYYIAALLIFPIIAGSLSGDISLGILTFLVILFSPYLILKEMIKKRLKKFEQQLPDALVMVAGSIRSGSSLPIALDSLIKESSPPLSQEFGLYVRERKLGLDRDKAFDNLERRVPLEDLSLSLSAIRISSEIGGDLAETLESLAETLRKKLVMEGKIDSLTSQGKLQGIVMSTLPLFLIVALMKLEPAAMGQMFTTKIGWMVLATIVCMQVLGFIAIRKITAIDV is encoded by the coding sequence ATGATTGCAAACATTATCATCGCCTCTCTTGTGGCCGTCTCTACAGGAATTTTTGCCTGGCTCTTTTTTCTCAAGATGTATGACAAATTGACCTACTACAAGGATACTGTCGAAGAACTAACAACAAACAAATTCTCCGAACTTTTTCTCTTCATCGATATCTCTAACTATTTTTATTATTACATTGCGGCGCTCCTCATCTTCCCTATTATTGCTGGAAGCCTCTCGGGAGATATTTCACTCGGCATACTCACATTTCTCGTCATACTCTTCTCACCTTACCTGATCCTCAAGGAGATGATCAAAAAGCGGTTGAAGAAGTTTGAACAGCAGTTGCCGGATGCCCTTGTCATGGTTGCCGGATCCATCAGGTCTGGATCCAGCCTACCCATTGCTCTCGATAGCCTTATTAAGGAAAGTTCACCTCCGCTCTCTCAGGAATTCGGTCTCTATGTCCGTGAACGAAAACTTGGGCTCGACCGTGACAAAGCATTTGACAATCTGGAGCGCAGGGTACCTCTCGAGGATTTATCCCTTTCTCTGTCAGCCATTCGTATATCCAGTGAAATTGGTGGAGATCTTGCCGAAACCCTGGAATCTCTTGCTGAAACTCTTCGAAAAAAACTTGTCATGGAAGGGAAAATAGACAGTCTCACCTCACAGGGGAAACTGCAGGGAATTGTGATGTCCACCCTCCCTCTTTTTCTCATCGTCGCCCTGATGAAACTGGAACCGGCTGCCATGGGCCAGATGTTCACCACCAAAATAGGATGGATGGTTCTGGCGACGATTGTATGCATGCAGGTACTCGGATTTATAGCCATCAGAAAAATCACAGCAATTGACGTGTAA
- a CDS encoding DUF2868 domain-containing protein codes for MNSSWRIPDFLDLEYFFIQDKQLEEEEGAAVLRDRDRNLYLNVIGGDVTDAEPEREWLIYRWLQERRRLENQEQGGQALLPGRMWYELYGLFWSLFSFLALASGAGLAWSFLSYSGEQPVNVSLFFLVFVGFQVCFLLLLLFVWGYRRVRGFDLRSSLLLSLVSRGLNSFLFKIRRYGFENMAGHRRSQFAGALAAVRTRGKGYGALFSWPLFLLFQLFGIAFNFGVLGVLLVKVASSDMAFGWQSTIQVSSQFVARLVHWLALPWSWLLGSASYPGAAQIEGSRMVLKDGFYHLISTDLVSWWPFLCLAICCYCLLPRIALFMLGTFGRKRALKRVSLQRPDHNQLLHRLLSPRLETRPQVQGVSSDPLPKTMQREEEEPRTVNGELLALVPDELFDDCDTAGMKQLCQEVFGYGVAGMLRIDDEYGDSSPIFSQLRPESDGGCFPLLILQEAWQPPIQEMLHFLRELRLHCGKETVIIVGLIGKPDPSTIFTPVTKMDLQVWREKTAILLDPCLQVSPLVKR; via the coding sequence ATGAATTCTTCGTGGCGCATCCCTGATTTTCTGGATCTCGAATATTTTTTCATTCAGGACAAACAACTGGAAGAAGAAGAGGGCGCAGCTGTGCTGCGTGACAGGGATCGGAATCTCTACCTCAATGTAATTGGCGGAGATGTGACGGATGCAGAGCCTGAGCGTGAATGGCTGATTTATCGATGGCTGCAGGAACGGAGACGTCTGGAAAATCAGGAACAGGGTGGGCAGGCTCTGCTGCCGGGAAGGATGTGGTATGAGCTGTATGGTCTGTTCTGGTCGCTGTTTTCCTTTCTGGCTTTGGCTTCGGGTGCCGGGCTTGCCTGGTCGTTTCTCAGCTATTCCGGGGAGCAACCGGTAAATGTGTCCCTCTTTTTTCTTGTCTTTGTCGGATTCCAGGTCTGTTTTCTGCTTCTGTTACTCTTTGTGTGGGGCTATCGCAGAGTACGCGGCTTTGATCTCCGTTCTTCATTATTGCTTTCCCTGGTGAGCAGGGGGCTTAACAGCTTTCTTTTCAAAATACGACGTTACGGCTTTGAGAATATGGCGGGGCACCGCAGATCTCAATTTGCAGGAGCTCTTGCTGCCGTCCGTACCCGTGGCAAGGGCTACGGAGCGCTGTTTTCCTGGCCTCTGTTTCTTCTTTTTCAACTCTTTGGGATTGCCTTTAATTTTGGAGTGCTTGGGGTGCTTCTGGTCAAGGTGGCAAGCTCGGATATGGCCTTTGGCTGGCAGTCCACCATTCAGGTTTCGTCTCAGTTTGTGGCACGTCTTGTCCACTGGCTTGCTCTGCCATGGTCCTGGCTGCTGGGGTCTGCAAGCTATCCCGGTGCTGCCCAGATTGAAGGAAGCAGGATGGTGTTAAAGGATGGCTTCTATCATTTGATAAGCACTGATCTTGTTTCCTGGTGGCCCTTTCTCTGTCTGGCGATCTGCTGTTACTGCCTACTGCCCCGGATAGCTCTTTTTATGCTTGGTACCTTTGGGCGTAAGCGTGCTCTGAAAAGAGTTTCATTACAGCGACCGGATCATAATCAGCTCCTCCATCGCCTTCTCTCCCCTCGGCTTGAAACTCGTCCGCAGGTGCAGGGTGTCTCCAGTGACCCTCTTCCGAAAACCATGCAGAGAGAGGAGGAAGAACCCCGGACTGTAAATGGAGAACTCCTGGCTCTTGTCCCGGATGAACTCTTTGATGACTGTGATACGGCCGGAATGAAACAGCTCTGCCAGGAGGTGTTCGGATATGGCGTTGCTGGAATGCTGCGGATTGATGATGAATATGGTGACAGCAGCCCGATCTTTTCACAATTGCGACCTGAATCGGATGGAGGTTGTTTCCCCCTGCTGATTCTGCAGGAGGCCTGGCAGCCGCCCATTCAGGAAATGCTGCATTTTCTCCGGGAGCTTCGTCTCCACTGTGGCAAAGAAACGGTCATCATTGTGGGACTCATTGGAAAACCGGATCCGAGTACCATTTTTACCCCGGTAACGAAGATGGACCTTCAGGTCTGGCGTGAGAAAACTGCCATACTGCTGGACCCCTGTCTTCAGGTAAGCCCCCTGGTGAAGAGATGA
- a CDS encoding ATPase, T2SS/T4P/T4SS family, whose protein sequence is MFDIIIHDDKGSTLETLQCTKAECGIGRSGKNLVQLSGWRIAGIHAQLIEREDGIYVSDTSSGIGTRVNGETITTFGPLLAKDTITIGTFRISVSSGKRPSAQQTEPPASEPETTANEMMEKPEKEPSEPKNSLRRTFGVRQGAEDGLAAPGRDDRRFIWHKRIHDKLMNAMDLRRTDVQAMNDDELSETVRSLVNDIIGKMARSLPPEVDRAKLAKEVIDEAIGLGPLEDFLAEDSITEIMVNSYDSIYYETHGKLHKSNITFSSDNAVLAVIERIVSPLGRRIDESSPMVDGRLKDGSRINAIIPPLAIKGPCLTIRKFSRKKLSIDDFVQFGSISNKMVDFLEKAVHYRKNIIISGGTGSGKTTFLNVLSDFIPHDERIITVEDSAELKLGQPHVVSLEARPANMEGKGAIIIRDLVKNCLRMRPDRIIVGECRGGETLDMLQAMNTGHDGSLTTVHANSPRDLVSRLEVMVMMAGMDLPEKAIREQIASAVHVVVQQSRFSDGTRKITHITEITGMETGVVQMQNIFIYKQNGLDKDGNVIGEYKATGRVPEFYEVLRQQGITVDMSIFE, encoded by the coding sequence ATGTTTGACATCATAATTCATGACGACAAGGGCAGCACTCTTGAGACCCTGCAATGCACGAAAGCAGAGTGCGGCATTGGTCGTTCCGGAAAAAACCTGGTCCAACTCAGTGGCTGGCGAATTGCCGGGATTCACGCCCAACTGATTGAAAGAGAGGATGGAATCTATGTCAGCGACACTTCATCCGGCATCGGAACGCGGGTCAACGGAGAAACGATAACGACATTTGGTCCGCTTCTGGCTAAAGACACTATCACCATCGGTACATTCAGGATATCAGTAAGCTCAGGAAAACGACCCTCAGCACAACAGACCGAGCCACCAGCTAGTGAGCCTGAAACCACAGCAAACGAAATGATGGAGAAACCGGAGAAAGAACCATCCGAACCGAAAAACTCGCTCCGCAGAACATTTGGGGTTCGACAGGGGGCCGAAGATGGACTGGCTGCACCGGGCAGAGATGACCGTCGTTTTATATGGCACAAACGCATCCATGACAAACTCATGAACGCCATGGACCTGCGCCGTACCGATGTGCAGGCCATGAACGATGACGAACTCAGTGAAACCGTCAGGTCGCTGGTGAATGACATAATAGGGAAAATGGCCAGGAGCCTGCCTCCCGAAGTTGACCGTGCAAAACTTGCCAAGGAGGTCATCGATGAAGCCATAGGACTCGGGCCTCTCGAAGATTTCCTCGCCGAAGATTCGATCACCGAAATCATGGTGAACAGTTACGACTCAATCTACTACGAAACCCATGGTAAACTCCACAAATCAAACATAACATTCAGCAGTGATAATGCCGTCCTTGCCGTCATTGAACGTATTGTTTCGCCCCTGGGGAGACGAATTGACGAAAGTTCCCCCATGGTCGACGGCAGGCTGAAGGATGGCTCCAGAATTAATGCCATCATTCCGCCCCTTGCCATAAAAGGTCCCTGCCTTACCATTCGGAAATTTTCCAGAAAAAAACTGAGCATTGATGATTTTGTCCAATTTGGATCGATCTCCAACAAAATGGTAGATTTTCTAGAAAAAGCCGTTCACTATCGAAAGAATATTATTATTTCAGGGGGAACCGGCAGTGGCAAAACCACATTCCTCAATGTTCTCTCAGATTTTATTCCCCACGATGAACGGATTATCACGGTGGAAGATTCTGCAGAGTTAAAGCTTGGTCAACCACATGTGGTATCTCTTGAAGCCAGACCAGCAAATATGGAAGGCAAAGGGGCAATCATCATCCGGGATCTGGTAAAAAACTGTCTCCGCATGCGCCCCGATCGTATTATTGTCGGGGAATGCCGAGGGGGAGAAACCCTTGATATGCTTCAGGCCATGAATACAGGGCACGACGGCTCCCTGACAACTGTCCACGCCAACTCTCCGCGGGATCTTGTCTCCCGCCTTGAAGTGATGGTGATGATGGCCGGAATGGACCTTCCTGAAAAAGCTATCCGGGAGCAGATTGCCTCGGCGGTCCATGTTGTTGTACAGCAGTCACGATTCTCTGATGGAACACGCAAGATCACCCATATTACGGAGATCACCGGTATGGAAACCGGAGTGGTGCAGATGCAGAACATTTTCATTTACAAACAAAACGGACTTGATAAGGACGGTAACGTTATAGGAGAATACAAGGCCACTGGACGCGTTCCGGAATTTTACGAGGTATTGCGGCAGCAGGGCATAACTGTTGACATGAGTATATTCGAGTAA